The Naumovozyma dairenensis CBS 421 chromosome 1, complete genome genomic interval GGTTTCCACAATTCAGATTGGTACGTAGATATCATGagatatttaattttattttctactATCATTCCCGTATCATTAAGAGTCAACTTAGATTTGGCCAAATCAGTGTATGCTCATCAAATTCAGAATGATGATACTATTCCGGAAACGATTGTTAGAACAAGTACCATCCCAGAAGATTTGGGTCGTattgaatatcttttaaGTGATAAGACTGGTACTTTAACTCAAAATGATatggaattgaaaaaaatccATCTAGGTACGGTATCCTACACATCGGAAACACTAGATATAGTTTCAGATTATGTCCATTCACTTGTCGACacaaataaagatgattcGAAAAGGACAGCTTCAGGAATGCTCTCCACATCAAGAAAAGATATTAGTTCCCGTGTATGTGATATGATTCTAACATTAGCAATTTGCCATAACGTTACGCCAActtttgatgatgatgaattaacaTATCAAGCTGCATCACCGGATGAAATTGCTATTGTTAAATTCACTGAATCTGTTggtttatcattatttaagaGAGATAGACATTCTATAACATTGTTACATGGACAATCTGGTACCACTTTAAATTATGATATTTTACAAGTTTTCCCCTTTAATTCTGACTCTAAAAGAATGGGTGTTATTGTTCATGATAATCAAAAAGACGAATATTGGTTTATGCAAAAGGGAGCTGACACAGTAATGACTAAGATTgtggaaaataatgattggttagaagaagaaactggTAATATGGCACGAGAAGGATTACGTACTTTAGTTATAGGTCGCAAAAAATTATCGAAAAATGCATATGAACAAtttaaaaaagaatatgatgatgCTTCGTTATCTATGGTTAACCGTGATATACAAATGAATCAAGTTATATCAAAATACTTGGAATATGATTTAGAATTATTAGGGCTAACGGGTGTGGAGGACAAATTACAAAAGGATGTTAAATCATCTATAGAATTATTAAGGAACGCAGGgataaaaatttggatGTTGACTGGTGATAAAGTGGAAACTGCCAGATGTGTTTCGATTAGTGCCAAGTTGATATCCAGAGGTCAATATGTTCATATTATAACGAAATTAAGTAAACCAGAAGGTGCtttaaatcaattagaatatttgaaaatcaaCAGAAACGCATGTCTTTTAATTGATGGTGAATCGCTTGGaacatttttaaaataCTATCGAAGGGAATTTTTCGATGTTGTTCTTTTGTTACCTACTGTTGTAGCATGTCGTTGTACTCCACAACAAAAGGCAGATATTGCATTAATTATCCGTGAATTTACCGGTAAGAGGGTGTGTTGTATTGGTGATGGTGGTAACGATGTTAGTATGATTCAATCTGCAGATGTTGGTGTTGGTATTGTAGGTAAAGAGGGGAAGCAAGCCTCATTAGCAGCAGATTTTTCCATTACCCAATTTTGTCATTTAACTGAATTATTACTATGGCATGGTAGAAATTCCTACAAGAGATCAGCTAAATTAGCTCAATTTGTTATGCATAGAGGTTTAATTATTGCCATTTGTCAGGCAGTTTATTCAATAtgttcaaaatttgaacCTATTGCATTATACCAAGGGTGGTTAATGGTTGGTTATGCAACATGCTATACAATGGCCCCTGTCTTTTCGTTAACGTTGGAtcatgatattgatgaatcTTTGACCAAGATATACCCTGAATTATACAAAGAATTGACAGAGGGTAAAAGTTTGTCATATAAGACATTTTTCGTATGGGTTGCCTTGTCTTTCTTTCAAGGTTCAATCATTCAAGGGTGTTCTCAAGGATTTACAAGTTTATTAACTGATGATTTCAGCAAAATGGTTGCAATAAGTTTTACAGCATTGATacttaatgaattaataatggtggcattagaaatatatacCTGGAATAAGATAATGGTGCTTACAGAAATTATAACATTATTAGTTTATGTTGTATCAGTCCCATTTCTTGGtgaatattttgatttagAATCCATGTTAGCATTAAAGTTTTATGGTGAATTGTTATTCATAGTATTGATTTCGGTTTTCCCAGTTTGGGCAGCAAAGGCGATTCATAGGAAGTTACATCCTCCAAGCTATGCTAAAGTTCAAGAATTTTCCAATGTGTAAAGAAAATGACGCTGCATTGAATgcatatataaattatatatagaatccatcaaataataatcaaaaaatatcattgtttaaccaaaatatattactaGGATTACATATGAGTCAACTCAATATAATTATCATTGATTTGTACTGTAGACCTTTGAAGacaaaaatgaaaagtGAAACTCCACTTTATCTCTGAGGAGATTTTCCAGACTTTTGAAAGTGGGGACTGTGCAAAcgaaaaaacaataaaccAATGTCAGTATGATCCTTTGAACCTAGAAAAGAAGTCATGTTTAGTGTAAATATCGACAGCCTTTGCGCTGATAATCCGAAGACCGTGTTATTTTGAAGTCTTTAGTAATTAGAGATGAGTAATTAGTTTACAGCCAGGACGACGACAAAAACAATGTATACCAGGTTGAAGGAAGGTAGTCTATgtgtataatatatgtaAATGAGGGGAAGgctaaataaatatatatatatgcaaTATGTctatagaaaaaataatagacaaataaataaataaataaataaaaatacatGTCAATATCTTGAAACAAAACTTTCCATTTCTGACTCACTATCAGAAATCTCTTTAATTGTGTTATTAGTAGTACTTTCTCCATCAGTATCAGTatcatcatattcattTGTTGCTGCTTTCATTTGTGGTCTTTGGAAATCTGTAGCATGAGCCCAAGGAATTGATCTGccaatattatcaaacaTTGATGCATTTTTCCTTACTAATGAATGATATGCTGCAGAAGGTTGTTGGAATTCATGTTCCATATTAGATAAAgtgaaattcaaattctcATTCTCATTCAAGGTAGTTTCATTTTCGTTATTGTCAAACGTTGTCGAAATTGTAGAAATGTCAATTAATGAAGGAGTCTTCAAGTTACTATTAGGTAATCTTATTGATGTTAAATTAATTGGATATGGTAATGGAGCATTCCCAGTGACTCTAAACAAATGAACATTAGCGACATGTTCATTCTCCACACGGAAAATGACCCAAATAAATCTTCTTAATATTTCCGTTATCGCTAAGACGAATGAAGTCCATGCATTTTGTTGAATGGAATCAGGAGCAATTGCGTATACAATCCATTGGAATCTAATTATTATATCCCAAATCATTGcgaaataataaattaattttcttctcaTTTTATATTGACCCGTGTCTGGATTTTTCTTCCCAGCTAAATAAAGATCATTTCTTAGGAACCAATTTGTGGACCCTGTTTGTAATAATGACCAATCCATGATGATATCCCAAATGGATGTgatcattgaatttaaagttgcgaaaatgatgaatggTTTCCTTCTAGCCATGGAATG includes:
- the NEO1 gene encoding aminophospholipid-translocating P4-type ATPase NEO1 (similar to Saccharomyces cerevisiae NEO1 (YIL048W); ancestral locus Anc_7.234); the encoded protein is MPFSPPLGDSRQNSNARPRNSIDSFEIQFDDSFDQALDNIEIETPHHKSGNSNNLNRQQQSDPQREEFEMRTLNSADPEFVDPNKKSIDTDRRPLIDDHSLGSNGGSPYKYRNVSEVALNPSSSNIWDRTISNIKMAGSRNWKKFRSIGSGIELTDQHMEREIHPDTTPIYDRNRYPSNEISNAKYNAITFVPTILYEQFKFFFNLYFLIVALSQAVPALRIGYLSSYVVPLAFVLTVNMMKEAMDDIQRRRRDKESNNELYEALSQPKLVASKDLKVGDLIKIHKGSRVPADLVLLQSSEPSGESFIKTDQLDGETDWKLRIACPLTQNIPESDLVNKITVTASAPLKNIHEFLGRITYKGSTSHALSVDNTLWANTVLASSGFCIACVIFTGRDTRQSLNTTKPKVKTGLLELEINNISKILCACVFALSIILVVLAGFHNSDWYVDIMRYLILFSTIIPVSLRVNLDLAKSVYAHQIQNDDTIPETIVRTSTIPEDLGRIEYLLSDKTGTLTQNDMELKKIHLGTVSYTSETLDIVSDYVHSLVDTNKDDSKRTASGMLSTSRKDISSRVCDMILTLAICHNVTPTFDDDELTYQAASPDEIAIVKFTESVGLSLFKRDRHSITLLHGQSGTTLNYDILQVFPFNSDSKRMGVIVHDNQKDEYWFMQKGADTVMTKIVENNDWLEEETGNMAREGLRTLVIGRKKLSKNAYEQFKKEYDDASLSMVNRDIQMNQVISKYLEYDLELLGLTGVEDKLQKDVKSSIELLRNAGIKIWMLTGDKVETARCVSISAKLISRGQYVHIITKLSKPEGALNQLEYLKINRNACLLIDGESLGTFLKYYRREFFDVVLLLPTVVACRCTPQQKADIALIIREFTGKRVCCIGDGGNDVSMIQSADVGVGIVGKEGKQASLAADFSITQFCHLTELLLWHGRNSYKRSAKLAQFVMHRGLIIAICQAVYSICSKFEPIALYQGWLMVGYATCYTMAPVFSLTLDHDIDESLTKIYPELYKELTEGKSLSYKTFFVWVALSFFQGSIIQGCSQGFTSLLTDDFSKMVAISFTALILNELIMVALEIYTWNKIMVLTEIITLLVYVVSVPFLGEYFDLESMLALKFYGELLFIVLISVFPVWAAKAIHRKLHPPSYAKVQEFSNV